The following proteins come from a genomic window of Frankia casuarinae:
- a CDS encoding exonuclease SbcCD subunit D, with product MRALHTSDWHLGRGLYGHDLMPAQAAFVDHLVDVVRSEGVDVVLIAGDVHDRAIPPVGALELFDEALSRLRDAGARVVVISGNHDAARRLGDKAGLLDPRVRIRTDPAAVGDPVVVEDPAGAVRVYAIPYLEPSAANSQLPEPAQAPSGSDVPAAGIPAATMHRAMHAVRADLARYPDARSVVVAHAWVTGGAASESERDISVGGVGNVPARLFEGITYTALGHLHRPQAIAPSVRYSGSPLAYSFSESGDAKASLLVEIGPTGLGNVTRIGVPARRRMTLLRGSLADLLTDPAHAPHEADFVSAVLTDPVRPMDAMARLQHRFPFALRLAHEPETEPDEILSFGRRTRGRSELEIAEAFVAHVRSAPSARERALLAEALGAARRAEEEVA from the coding sequence ATGCGTGCGCTGCACACGTCCGACTGGCATCTCGGGCGTGGCCTGTACGGTCACGACCTGATGCCGGCCCAGGCGGCCTTCGTCGATCATCTCGTCGACGTCGTCCGTTCCGAGGGCGTTGACGTCGTGCTCATCGCCGGCGACGTGCACGATCGGGCGATCCCGCCGGTGGGCGCGCTGGAGCTCTTCGACGAGGCGCTCTCCCGACTGCGCGATGCCGGCGCCCGGGTCGTGGTGATCAGTGGCAACCACGACGCGGCCCGCCGGCTCGGCGACAAGGCCGGCCTGCTCGACCCCCGCGTCCGCATCCGGACGGATCCGGCCGCGGTCGGGGATCCGGTCGTCGTCGAGGATCCCGCCGGGGCGGTCCGGGTGTACGCGATCCCCTACCTGGAGCCGTCGGCGGCGAACTCCCAGCTTCCCGAACCGGCGCAGGCGCCATCTGGCTCGGACGTCCCGGCCGCCGGGATCCCCGCCGCGACGATGCACCGGGCGATGCACGCGGTGCGGGCCGACCTCGCACGGTATCCGGATGCCCGGTCCGTCGTGGTGGCGCACGCCTGGGTCACCGGCGGGGCGGCGAGCGAGAGCGAACGCGACATCAGCGTCGGCGGGGTGGGCAATGTGCCGGCCCGGTTGTTCGAGGGGATCACCTATACCGCGCTCGGCCATCTGCACCGGCCACAGGCGATCGCCCCGTCCGTCCGCTACAGCGGATCGCCACTGGCCTACTCCTTCTCGGAGTCCGGCGACGCGAAAGCGTCGCTGCTCGTCGAGATCGGTCCGACCGGGCTGGGGAACGTGACCCGCATCGGCGTTCCCGCCCGGCGGCGGATGACCCTGCTGCGCGGCAGTCTTGCCGACCTCCTCACCGACCCCGCCCATGCCCCGCACGAGGCCGACTTCGTCTCCGCCGTGCTGACCGACCCCGTCCGCCCCATGGACGCCATGGCCCGGTTGCAGCACCGGTTCCCCTTCGCCCTACGACTCGCGCACGAACCGGAGACGGAACCAGACGAGATACTCAGCTTCGGCCGGCGGACCCGGGGACGCTCGGAGCTGGAGATCGCCGAGGCCTTCGTCGCCCATGTACGCAGCGCTCCCTCGGCTCGGGAACGTGCTCTGCTCGCCGAAGCCCTCGGCGCCGCCCGCCGGGCCGAGGAGGAAGTCGCCTGA
- a CDS encoding glutamate-5-semialdehyde dehydrogenase → MSTSAEDVRGSAVRAKAAAALLAPRSRAEKDRALLAMADALIARSAEILAANAEDLAAARAAGTAGAMVDRLTLTPARLAGMADGLRQVAALEDPVGEVVRGRVLPNGMELRQIRVPLGVVGIIYEARPNVTVDAAGLCLKSGNAALLRGSASAVRSNTALVAVLRGAAVASGLPADAVQLVPGMDHDAVKHLMRLRGLVDVLIPRGGAGLIRAVVEESTVPVIETGVGNCHVYVDAEADLDQALAITVNAKTQRVSVCNSAETLLVHAGVAGEFLPRVLAALHDAGVTVHGDETVCAVDPRVLPATDDDWAAEYLSLDMAVAVVDSLDDAVAHIRRWGSGHTEAIVTRSLPASRRFITTCDSAAVMVNASTRFTDGERFGMGAEIGISTQKLHARGPMGLPELTSTTWVGVGDGHLVT, encoded by the coding sequence ATGAGCACCTCTGCGGAGGATGTCCGAGGCAGCGCCGTCCGTGCCAAGGCGGCGGCGGCCCTGCTGGCGCCGCGCAGCCGCGCCGAGAAGGACCGCGCGCTGCTCGCCATGGCCGACGCGTTGATCGCCCGTTCCGCTGAGATTCTCGCCGCGAACGCCGAGGACCTCGCCGCCGCGCGGGCGGCGGGCACCGCCGGGGCGATGGTCGATCGGCTCACCCTCACCCCGGCCCGGCTCGCCGGCATGGCCGACGGCCTGCGTCAGGTCGCGGCGTTGGAGGACCCGGTCGGCGAGGTCGTGCGCGGCCGGGTGTTGCCGAACGGGATGGAGCTGCGCCAGATCCGGGTCCCCCTCGGTGTCGTCGGGATCATCTATGAGGCCCGGCCGAACGTCACGGTGGACGCCGCGGGCCTGTGTCTCAAGAGCGGCAACGCCGCGTTGCTGCGCGGGAGCGCCTCCGCGGTACGTTCCAACACCGCGCTGGTGGCGGTGCTGCGCGGCGCCGCCGTCGCGAGCGGCCTGCCGGCGGACGCGGTGCAGCTCGTCCCCGGGATGGACCACGATGCGGTCAAGCACCTGATGCGGCTGCGCGGGCTCGTCGACGTGCTCATCCCGCGGGGTGGCGCGGGTCTGATCCGGGCGGTCGTCGAGGAGTCGACGGTGCCCGTCATCGAGACCGGGGTCGGCAACTGCCACGTGTATGTGGACGCCGAGGCCGACCTCGACCAGGCGCTCGCGATCACCGTCAACGCGAAGACCCAGCGGGTCTCGGTGTGCAACTCGGCGGAGACCCTGCTCGTGCACGCCGGCGTGGCCGGGGAGTTCCTGCCCCGGGTGCTGGCCGCTCTGCACGATGCCGGGGTCACCGTGCACGGCGACGAGACGGTGTGCGCCGTCGATCCTCGGGTGCTGCCCGCCACCGACGACGACTGGGCGGCCGAGTACCTGTCGTTGGATATGGCCGTCGCCGTCGTCGACTCCCTCGACGACGCGGTCGCGCACATCCGGCGCTGGGGCAGCGGGCACACCGAGGCGATCGTCACGCGGTCCCTGCCGGCGTCGCGGCGGTTCATCACGACCTGCGACAGCGCGGCCGTCATGGTGAACGCCTCGACCCGTTTCACCGACGGGGAGCGGTTCGGGATGGGCGCCGAGATCGGCATCTCGACCCAGAAGCTGCACGCCCGCGGCCCGATGGGGCTGCCCGAGCTGACCTCGACGACGTGGGTCGGCGTCGGCGACGGGCATCTGGTCACCTGA
- the aceB gene encoding malate synthase A, with translation MGSLDGVTVHGVSAVRTVPGLTAEQVDAVLSDNALAFVAGLHRTFAGRRAELLAARAARRAAIAAGATLDFLPQTADIRAGNWRVASPAPGLVDRRAEITGPTDAKMLINALNSGARVFMADLEDANVPTWSNMVVGQHNLSEAVAGTLAFTSPDGRRYELDESTATLVVRPRGWHLPERHVTVDGEPIVAALFDAGMYLVRNAHALRATGVAPYFYLPKLESHLEARLWNDVFTAAQAELGLPVGTIRATVLIETLPAAFEMEEILYELREHSAGLNAGRWDYMFSTIKTFASRPTEFLLPDRNGVTMTVPFLRAYTELLVSTCHRRGAHAIGGMAAFIPSRRDPEINAAALAKVRADKERESADGFDGSWVAHPDLVPVCTEVFDAVLGDEPNQLTRLRDDVKVGAGDLLAVRDTPGSVTAAGVRGNISVGVRYLESWLRGIGAVGIDNLMEDAATAEISRSQIFQWIAAGVVLDDGRPVTADLVRTALAEVLDQIRLSIGAAAFDNGRWKDAAAVFEETALGETFVEFLTLPAYERID, from the coding sequence ATGGGCTCGTTGGACGGGGTGACGGTGCACGGGGTGTCCGCGGTGCGGACCGTGCCGGGGCTCACCGCGGAGCAGGTCGACGCGGTGCTCTCCGACAACGCGCTGGCCTTCGTCGCCGGGTTGCACCGCACGTTCGCCGGCCGGCGTGCCGAACTGCTCGCCGCCCGGGCCGCCCGCCGCGCCGCGATCGCAGCCGGGGCCACCCTGGATTTCCTGCCGCAGACCGCCGACATCCGGGCCGGGAACTGGCGGGTCGCGTCGCCGGCGCCGGGGCTGGTCGACCGTCGGGCCGAGATCACCGGCCCGACCGACGCCAAGATGCTCATCAACGCGCTCAACAGCGGTGCCCGGGTCTTCATGGCGGACCTCGAGGACGCCAACGTGCCGACCTGGTCGAACATGGTCGTCGGACAGCACAACCTGAGTGAGGCCGTCGCCGGCACGCTCGCCTTCACCTCGCCCGACGGCCGTCGTTACGAGCTCGACGAGTCCACGGCGACGCTCGTGGTGCGCCCGCGCGGCTGGCACCTGCCGGAGCGGCACGTCACCGTCGACGGGGAGCCGATCGTCGCCGCGCTCTTCGACGCCGGAATGTACCTGGTCCGCAACGCGCACGCCCTGCGGGCTACGGGCGTGGCGCCGTACTTCTACCTGCCGAAGCTGGAGAGTCATCTCGAGGCCCGGCTGTGGAACGACGTGTTCACCGCGGCGCAGGCCGAGCTCGGCCTGCCCGTCGGCACCATCCGGGCGACCGTTCTCATCGAGACGCTGCCCGCCGCCTTCGAGATGGAGGAGATCCTCTACGAGCTGCGGGAGCATTCCGCCGGACTCAACGCTGGCCGCTGGGACTACATGTTCTCCACCATCAAGACGTTCGCGTCCCGGCCGACTGAGTTCCTGCTGCCCGACCGCAACGGCGTGACGATGACGGTGCCGTTTCTGCGCGCCTACACCGAGCTGCTGGTCTCCACCTGTCATCGCCGCGGCGCGCACGCGATCGGCGGGATGGCGGCGTTCATCCCGTCGCGGCGCGACCCCGAGATCAACGCCGCGGCCCTGGCGAAGGTGCGCGCCGACAAGGAGCGGGAGTCCGCGGACGGGTTCGACGGGAGCTGGGTGGCGCACCCTGACCTGGTGCCGGTGTGCACCGAGGTCTTCGATGCGGTGCTCGGCGACGAGCCGAACCAGCTCACCCGGTTGCGTGACGACGTCAAGGTCGGCGCCGGCGACCTGCTGGCGGTGCGCGACACTCCGGGTTCCGTCACCGCGGCCGGGGTCCGCGGGAACATCAGCGTCGGGGTGCGCTACCTGGAGAGCTGGCTGCGCGGGATCGGGGCGGTCGGCATCGACAACCTGATGGAGGACGCCGCCACCGCTGAGATCTCCCGTAGTCAGATTTTCCAGTGGATAGCCGCCGGGGTCGTGCTCGACGACGGCCGTCCGGTCACGGCCGATCTGGTCCGGACCGCTCTGGCGGAGGTGCTGGACCAGATCCGGCTCTCCATCGGCGCCGCCGCCTTCGACAACGGTCGCTGGAAGGACGCGGCGGCGGTGTTCGAGGAGACGGCGCTCGGCGAGACCTTCGTCGAGTTCCTTACTCTTCCCGCCTACGAGCGGATCGACTGA
- a CDS encoding AAA family ATPase, producing the protein MSLQEHAFADVADVRERLRVTGYLADEAIATTVFLADRLRKPLLVEGPAGVGKTELAKALATAVGAELIRLQCYEGLDEARALYEWNYKKQLLRIQAGSGDGGAEGWQQAHDDIFSEEFLLSRPLLTAIRRQQPTVLLVDETDKADVEVEGLLLEVLSDFQVTIPELGTISATRRPFVILTSNATRELSEALKRRCLYLNLDYPSAEREKEIVLSRVPDLPERHAESLVRIVRALRAMELKKAPSIAETIDWGQTVLALGFDTFDEAAVASTLGVVLKHASDQARAISHLKLGAN; encoded by the coding sequence ATGTCGCTGCAGGAACACGCTTTCGCCGACGTCGCTGATGTGCGGGAACGGCTTCGCGTGACCGGATACCTCGCGGACGAGGCGATTGCCACCACGGTCTTCCTCGCGGATCGGCTGCGTAAACCGCTGCTTGTGGAGGGGCCCGCGGGTGTCGGTAAAACCGAGCTCGCGAAGGCGCTGGCGACCGCGGTTGGCGCCGAGCTCATTCGGCTGCAGTGCTACGAAGGGCTTGATGAAGCTCGCGCACTGTACGAATGGAACTACAAGAAGCAACTGCTGCGCATTCAGGCCGGATCGGGAGACGGCGGCGCCGAGGGTTGGCAGCAGGCCCACGACGACATCTTCAGCGAGGAGTTCCTGCTCTCCCGGCCGCTGCTGACGGCGATCCGCCGCCAGCAGCCGACGGTGCTGCTCGTCGACGAGACCGACAAGGCCGACGTCGAGGTGGAAGGCCTGCTGCTGGAGGTGCTGTCCGACTTCCAGGTGACGATTCCGGAGCTCGGTACCATCAGCGCCACCCGCCGTCCCTTCGTCATCCTGACCTCCAACGCGACGCGGGAGCTGTCCGAGGCGCTCAAGCGGCGCTGCCTCTACCTCAACCTGGACTATCCCTCGGCCGAGCGGGAGAAGGAGATCGTGCTCTCCCGGGTGCCCGATCTCCCGGAGAGGCACGCCGAATCGTTGGTCCGGATCGTCCGCGCGTTGCGGGCGATGGAACTGAAGAAGGCGCCCTCCATCGCCGAGACCATCGACTGGGGTCAGACCGTGCTCGCGCTCGGATTCGACACGTTCGACGAGGCCGCCGTCGCCTCGACCCTCGGCGTCGTCCTCAAGCACGCCAGCGACCAGGCCCGAGCCATCAGTCACCTCAAGCTCGGCGCGAACTGA
- a CDS encoding vWA domain-containing protein: MNLLDRTVDFTAALRRAGVPVSSAETVDAARAVGALGWAERDAVRAAFAATLCKRPLYRPAFDTLFDLYFPPRIGDGVSLDDLDDLDDLDGDPAGAANGAAANAGVDPGELSPEQLEELRQALRDQLLDALRDGNDEALRALARQAVSAFGSARGSSARSWFIYRVLRMMSAETLIVDLLAAMLADSERGGLAERAARQTITDRIREFEEMVSTEVRRRMAEERGLDAVERTAVKPLSDQVEFLRASQRDLVELRRQVYPLARRLATRLTARRRFGRIGRLDFRRTVRASLATGGVPVETRHRPHKPHKPELVVLCDVSGSVASFAHFTLMLTHALREQFAKVRAFAFIDTTDEVTRYLRGLDLGDMMARISGEADLVWFDGHSDYGHAIEVFAEKYPEAVGPKTSLLILGDARNNYRPTSATIFRRLCSRARHSYWLNPEPRSYWGSGDSATNVYAELVDEMVECRNIEQLQAFIGRLLPS, from the coding sequence ATGAATCTGCTGGACCGCACCGTCGATTTCACCGCGGCGTTGCGCCGGGCCGGTGTCCCGGTGAGCAGCGCTGAGACCGTGGATGCCGCCAGGGCCGTCGGCGCGCTGGGCTGGGCCGAGCGGGACGCCGTCCGGGCGGCATTCGCGGCGACCCTGTGCAAGCGGCCACTGTACCGGCCGGCTTTCGACACTCTGTTCGACCTGTACTTCCCGCCCCGGATCGGGGACGGGGTGTCGCTGGACGACCTGGACGACCTGGACGACCTGGACGGCGACCCGGCCGGGGCGGCGAACGGCGCGGCGGCGAACGCCGGCGTCGACCCCGGCGAGCTGTCGCCCGAGCAGCTGGAGGAGCTGCGTCAGGCGCTGCGCGACCAGTTGCTCGACGCGCTGCGCGACGGCAACGACGAGGCGCTGCGCGCGCTCGCCCGGCAGGCGGTGAGCGCGTTCGGGTCGGCGCGCGGCAGCTCCGCCCGCTCGTGGTTCATCTACCGGGTGCTGCGGATGATGTCGGCGGAGACCCTCATCGTCGATCTGCTCGCGGCGATGCTGGCAGATTCCGAACGTGGCGGACTCGCCGAACGGGCCGCCCGGCAGACCATCACCGACCGGATCCGCGAGTTCGAGGAGATGGTGTCCACCGAGGTGCGGCGGCGGATGGCCGAGGAACGCGGCCTCGATGCGGTCGAGCGCACCGCGGTGAAGCCGCTCAGCGACCAGGTCGAGTTCCTGCGAGCCTCCCAGCGGGACCTGGTGGAGCTGCGCAGGCAGGTCTACCCGCTCGCCCGGCGGCTGGCGACCCGGCTGACCGCGCGGCGCCGGTTCGGCCGCATCGGCCGGCTGGACTTCCGGCGCACGGTGCGGGCATCGCTGGCCACCGGCGGCGTACCGGTGGAGACCAGGCACCGCCCGCACAAGCCGCACAAACCCGAGCTGGTCGTGCTGTGCGACGTCTCCGGCTCGGTGGCCTCGTTCGCGCATTTCACCCTGATGCTGACCCATGCGCTGCGCGAGCAGTTCGCCAAGGTCCGGGCGTTCGCCTTTATCGACACGACCGACGAGGTCACCAGGTACCTGCGTGGCCTCGACCTCGGCGACATGATGGCCCGCATCTCCGGAGAGGCGGACCTCGTCTGGTTCGACGGGCACAGCGACTACGGGCATGCCATCGAGGTCTTCGCCGAGAAGTACCCCGAGGCGGTCGGTCCCAAGACGTCGTTGCTGATCCTCGGCGACGCCCGGAACAACTACCGACCGACCTCGGCGACCATCTTCAGGCGACTGTGCTCGCGGGCCCGGCACTCCTACTGGCTCAACCCGGAGCCGCGCAGCTACTGGGGCTCGGGCGACTCGGCGACAAACGTGTACGCCGAGCTCGTTGACGAGATGGTGGAGTGCCGCAACATCGAGCAGCTCCAGGCGTTCATCGGGCGGCTTCTTCCGTCCTGA
- the pgm gene encoding phosphoglucomutase (alpha-D-glucose-1,6-bisphosphate-dependent) yields MPTSPRAGQPAAPEDLVDVDGLLAAYHEIHPDPADPTQRVSFGTSGHRGSALRGSFNADHILATTQAICDYRKEAGVDGPLFVGIDTHALSAPALASALEVLAANGVTVCIAPDGEATPTPVISHAILRHNRERTPSNRTGRTDTTGATGATGPARGLADGIVVTPSHNPPADGGFKYNPTHGGPADTGVTKVIQDRANALLDGGLAGVARVPYPQARAAAVVHDYVGAYVADLGDVIDLDAIRGAGVRIGVDPLGGASLVYWQAVAERYKLDLDVVNTTIDPTFAFMTTDWDGRIRMDPSSPYAMASLVRLAGSFDVALANDADADRHGIVTGTAGLLNPNHYLSAAIAYLFGHRPGWPTGTAIGKTLVSSSMINRVGVGLGRDVVEVPVGFKWFVAGLTDGNLGFGGEESAGASFLRRDGAVWTTDKDGIIACLLAAEMTAVTGRDPGQLYRELTNVHGAPAYRRVDAPATPAQKKILAALTPESLSATTLAGSPVTAALSHAPGNGAAIGGVKVVTDDAWFAARPSGTEDVYKVYAESFRGPGHLDEVITEAQSIVDAALARG; encoded by the coding sequence ATGCCGACCAGTCCGCGTGCGGGGCAACCCGCCGCCCCCGAGGATCTCGTTGACGTTGACGGCCTGCTCGCCGCCTACCACGAGATCCATCCCGATCCCGCCGATCCGACCCAGCGGGTGTCGTTCGGCACGTCCGGTCATCGTGGCTCGGCGCTGCGCGGCTCCTTCAACGCCGACCACATCCTGGCCACCACCCAGGCGATCTGCGACTACCGGAAGGAGGCAGGCGTCGACGGACCGCTGTTCGTCGGGATCGACACGCACGCACTGTCGGCGCCCGCGCTCGCGAGCGCCCTGGAGGTCCTCGCCGCGAACGGCGTCACGGTATGCATCGCCCCGGACGGCGAGGCCACCCCGACCCCGGTGATCTCGCACGCGATCCTGCGCCACAACCGCGAGCGCACGCCAAGCAACAGGACGGGCAGGACGGACACCACCGGCGCCACCGGCGCGACCGGCCCGGCGCGCGGCCTCGCCGACGGCATCGTCGTCACGCCGTCGCACAATCCGCCCGCCGACGGCGGGTTCAAGTACAACCCGACGCACGGCGGTCCGGCGGACACCGGCGTCACCAAGGTCATCCAGGATCGCGCGAACGCCCTGCTCGACGGTGGCCTCGCGGGCGTGGCCCGGGTGCCGTACCCGCAGGCGCGCGCCGCCGCCGTGGTCCACGACTACGTCGGCGCCTATGTCGCGGACCTCGGCGACGTCATCGATCTCGACGCGATCCGCGGCGCCGGGGTGCGCATCGGCGTCGACCCGCTCGGTGGGGCGAGCCTCGTGTACTGGCAGGCCGTCGCCGAGCGGTACAAGCTGGACCTCGACGTGGTGAACACCACGATCGACCCGACCTTCGCCTTCATGACGACCGACTGGGACGGCAGGATCCGGATGGATCCGTCGTCGCCGTACGCGATGGCCTCCCTGGTGCGGCTGGCCGGCTCGTTCGACGTCGCCCTCGCCAACGACGCCGACGCCGACCGGCACGGCATCGTCACCGGCACGGCCGGGCTGTTAAACCCGAACCACTACCTCTCCGCGGCCATCGCCTACCTGTTCGGCCACCGCCCGGGCTGGCCGACCGGGACGGCGATCGGCAAGACGCTGGTCAGCTCCAGCATGATCAACAGGGTCGGAGTGGGCCTCGGCCGCGACGTGGTCGAGGTGCCGGTGGGCTTCAAGTGGTTCGTGGCCGGCCTGACCGACGGGAACCTGGGCTTCGGCGGCGAGGAGAGCGCGGGCGCGTCGTTCCTGCGCCGCGACGGCGCGGTGTGGACGACCGACAAGGACGGGATCATCGCCTGCCTGCTCGCCGCCGAGATGACGGCGGTCACCGGCCGGGACCCCGGGCAGTTGTACCGGGAGCTCACCAATGTCCACGGTGCCCCGGCCTACCGGCGGGTCGACGCGCCGGCCACCCCAGCGCAGAAGAAGATCCTGGCCGCGCTCACCCCGGAGAGCCTCAGCGCGACGACGCTCGCCGGTTCGCCGGTGACCGCCGCGCTGTCGCACGCGCCGGGCAACGGCGCGGCGATCGGCGGGGTGAAGGTCGTCACTGACGACGCCTGGTTCGCCGCCCGGCCCTCCGGCACCGAGGACGTCTACAAGGTCTACGCGGAGAGCTTCCGGGGCCCCGGACATCTCGACGAGGTCATCACGGAGGCACAGTCGATCGTTGACGCCGCCCTCGCCCGCGGCTGA
- the nadD gene encoding nicotinate-nucleotide adenylyltransferase, which yields MRLGVMGGTFDPVHNGHLVAASEVAALFDLDEVVFVPSGQPWQKIHRKVSAAEDRYLMTFLATAGNPQFTVSRIEIDRGGATYTIDTLRDLRAARPDDELFFITGADALAQIFTWRDHRELFELAHFVGVNRPGYHLALDAGLPTGAVSLLEVPALAISSSDIRERVGRRAPIWYLTPDGVVRYIAKRRLYQGAS from the coding sequence GTGCGCCTCGGTGTCATGGGTGGGACCTTCGACCCCGTCCACAACGGGCACCTCGTCGCAGCCAGTGAGGTGGCCGCCCTGTTCGATCTGGACGAGGTGGTCTTCGTGCCGAGCGGGCAACCCTGGCAGAAGATCCATCGCAAAGTCTCCGCCGCCGAGGACCGCTATCTGATGACCTTCCTCGCGACGGCGGGGAACCCGCAGTTCACGGTCAGCCGGATCGAGATCGACCGGGGTGGCGCCACCTACACCATCGACACCCTGCGAGACCTGCGTGCGGCGCGACCGGACGACGAGCTGTTCTTCATCACGGGGGCGGACGCGCTCGCGCAGATCTTCACCTGGCGTGACCACCGCGAGCTGTTCGAACTGGCCCACTTCGTCGGCGTGAACCGGCCCGGTTACCACCTCGCGCTGGACGCCGGCCTCCCGACCGGCGCCGTCAGCCTGCTGGAGGTCCCGGCGCTGGCGATCTCCTCGTCCGACATCCGGGAACGGGTTGGCCGCCGGGCGCCGATCTGGTACCTCACCCCAGACGGGGTCGTGCGCTACATCGCCAAGCGGCGTCTCTACCAGGGTGCTTCCTGA
- the rsfS gene encoding ribosome silencing factor has product MTASPRAVELALAAAQAAADKLGHDLLILDVSDRLAITDCFVLASAGNERQVKGIVDEIEEHLRRLGAKPVRREGEREGRWVLLDFVDVVVHVQRDEERVYYALERLWKDCPVIPFVDAAVGVAVGAGVSSGSTAASGGSGSGVAGPGTATPR; this is encoded by the coding sequence GTGACCGCTTCCCCGCGAGCCGTCGAACTCGCCCTCGCCGCCGCGCAGGCAGCCGCCGACAAGCTCGGCCATGACCTGCTCATCCTCGACGTGAGCGATCGGCTGGCCATCACCGACTGCTTCGTGCTCGCATCCGCGGGCAACGAGCGGCAGGTCAAGGGTATCGTCGACGAGATCGAGGAGCACCTGCGCCGGCTGGGAGCCAAGCCCGTCCGGCGGGAGGGAGAGCGGGAGGGCCGCTGGGTCCTGCTCGACTTCGTCGACGTGGTGGTGCACGTGCAGCGGGACGAGGAGCGGGTCTACTATGCCCTCGAACGGCTCTGGAAGGACTGCCCGGTGATCCCGTTCGTCGACGCGGCGGTCGGGGTCGCGGTCGGGGCCGGTGTCTCCTCGGGGTCCACCGCGGCGAGCGGCGGCTCGGGCTCGGGGGTGGCCGGGCCCGGTACGGCGACCCCACGGTGA
- a CDS encoding histidine phosphatase family protein, whose translation MRLLLWRHGRTTWNDVGRFQGHADPPLDATGRAQVAAVAPVIQAMRPELVVSSDLQRCRDTAAALGVPFRSDARLREIDLGAWSGLTAAEAAQRFPAEDRAWRRGDDVPRGGGETYRQVAERAGTVFDEVRAEGFPAEWDGLVVFVLHGGTARSLIGHVLGLPPEFWWHFGPLANCRWSVLRLVEGGFRLVEHNAGPLAGKVGTAGSGLTETLLPSQGAPTAADTEPVHLPK comes from the coding sequence GTGAGGCTGCTGCTCTGGCGGCACGGCAGGACCACCTGGAACGACGTCGGCCGCTTCCAGGGGCACGCGGATCCGCCCCTCGACGCCACCGGGCGTGCCCAGGTCGCCGCGGTGGCCCCGGTCATCCAGGCGATGCGCCCGGAACTCGTCGTGTCGTCCGACCTGCAACGTTGCCGGGACACCGCGGCGGCGCTCGGCGTGCCCTTCCGCTCCGACGCGCGGCTGCGCGAGATCGATCTCGGCGCGTGGTCCGGGCTGACCGCTGCCGAGGCGGCCCAACGCTTCCCCGCGGAGGATCGGGCCTGGCGGCGCGGGGATGACGTGCCCCGTGGCGGTGGCGAAACCTACCGGCAGGTGGCGGAGCGGGCCGGCACGGTCTTCGACGAGGTCCGGGCCGAGGGGTTTCCGGCCGAATGGGACGGTCTCGTCGTGTTTGTCCTGCACGGCGGTACTGCCCGGTCACTGATCGGTCATGTGCTCGGCCTTCCACCGGAGTTCTGGTGGCACTTCGGACCGCTCGCCAACTGCCGGTGGTCCGTCCTGCGGCTCGTCGAGGGTGGGTTCCGCCTGGTCGAGCACAACGCGGGGCCGCTGGCTGGTAAGGTCGGGACCGCCGGATCGGGGCTAACCGAGACGCTCCTGCCGAGCCAGGGGGCGCCGACAGCAGCCGACACGGAGCCTGTACACTTGCCGAAGTAG
- a CDS encoding GPR1/FUN34/YaaH family transporter, with translation MTTSTDSATVATHSQPLPNEAEALPTPPPLSPLRGNPGVIGIPTFIAGAVGLGLVDTGWLPPAAAGAAIPVIMTATTVGLLISAIWAAALGQNAAASLFAVFFGFYGSYAAFVLGLGHNWYNIPADQATRSTELWLISWLVTIVLFTVATLRLPSSYTLLLGLVDVALVLLLLGTINTSTALTHAGGYVVFAFIAVAVYLYLDLMFTETGGKGLPLGKPVISG, from the coding sequence ATGACCACCAGCACTGACAGCGCCACCGTCGCCACCCACTCACAGCCGTTACCAAACGAAGCCGAGGCGTTACCCACTCCGCCGCCCCTCAGCCCGCTGCGCGGCAACCCGGGCGTGATCGGTATCCCCACCTTCATCGCCGGGGCCGTCGGCCTCGGGCTGGTCGACACCGGGTGGCTTCCGCCCGCCGCGGCCGGCGCAGCCATACCCGTTATCATGACCGCCACCACCGTCGGTCTCCTGATCTCCGCGATCTGGGCGGCGGCGCTCGGGCAGAACGCCGCGGCCAGCCTGTTCGCAGTGTTCTTCGGGTTCTACGGCAGCTACGCCGCGTTCGTCCTCGGTCTCGGCCACAACTGGTACAACATCCCCGCCGATCAGGCCACCAGGAGCACCGAGCTGTGGCTCATCAGCTGGCTGGTCACCATCGTCCTGTTCACCGTGGCCACCCTGCGCCTGCCCAGCAGCTACACTCTGCTGCTCGGGCTCGTTGACGTCGCGCTGGTGCTGCTGCTACTCGGCACCATCAACACCAGCACCGCCCTCACCCACGCCGGCGGCTACGTCGTGTTCGCCTTCATCGCGGTCGCGGTCTACCTGTACCTCGACCTCATGTTCACCGAGACCGGCGGGAAGGGCCTGCCGCTCGGCAAGCCGGTCATCTCCGGATAG